From a region of the Besnoitia besnoiti strain Bb-Ger1 chromosome I, whole genome shotgun sequence genome:
- a CDS encoding Sof1 family domain-containing protein (encoded by transcript BESB_008320), with amino-acid sequence MVKVKVIHRNPADYVQQKPGQLQRVVRNFDPEVHPFEREREYARALNAVKLQKMFAKPLLFCMEGHRDGVKCMTRGKSQAAAVWTGSCNGEVAEWNLGATKKCVKVFQAHDGFVRGLCISPKDQRLLTGGDDRKIKIWSLRSPSAALSTLDVAALELETSSVLRRGRGRKSEQDEPEEDGAADDDIEDGQTAHAVPALVAETPTAVFTSESVVTSLDHHWTKPLFVSTGEDVSVWDINRSAPLHNFQWGCDLVHSARFNPAEPCLIAATGADNSVGLYDLRANTPIRKVMMKMRSNAVCWNPMNPPKFTTASEDQNLYTFDMRKLSAPLMIHRDFVNAVLDVDYSPTGQEFVAASFDGTIRMFKVDEARSRDVYHTRRMQSVLCCRYSADSRFVISGSADMCVRVWKTDASAQLGPRTHRERQAMAYRKTLTEKFSHLKEIKRIARHHHVPKLIKKTQEKKREMTDARRRREENRRKHSKPGSVPFVSVKKAAVYREIE; translated from the exons ATGGTGAAAGTCAAAGTGATTCACCGAAACCCGGCGGACTACGTCCAGCAGAAGCCTGGGCAGCTTCAGCGCGTCGTGCGGAACTTCGACCCCGAAGTCCACCCCTTTGAACGG GAGCGAGAatacgcgcgcgcgctgaaCGCCGTGAAGCTGCAGAAGATGTTTGCGAAGCCGCTGCTCTTCTGCATGGAAGGCCACAGAGACGGTGTCAAGTGCATGACGCGCGGAAAGAGCCAAGCG GCGGCGGTGTGGACGGGGAGCTGCAATGGCGAGGTTGCGGAGTGGAACTTGGGGGCGACGAAAAAGTGTGTGAAGGTCTTCCAAGCCCACGATGGGTTCGTCAGAG gccTTTGCATATCCCCTAAAGACCAGAGACTCCTGACCGGGGGCGACGACCGGAAGATCAAGATTTGGAGTTTGcggtcgccttccgcggcgctctccacGCTCGACGTCGCGGCACTCGAGCTCGAGACGTCCTCAGTCTTGCGCCGGGGTCGCGGCCGCAAGAGCGAGCAGGACGAGCCCGAAgaggacggcgccgcagacgacgacaTCGAGGACGGACAGACGGCACACGCGGTGCCCGCGTTGGTGGCTGAGACG CCGACGGCCGTGTTCACATCAGAGTCTGTGGTGACGTCCCTAGATCATCACTGGACGAAGCCGTTATTCG TGTCGACCGGCGAAGACGTGTCTGTGTGGGACATCAaccgctccgcgcctctccacaACTTCCAATGGGGCTGCGACCTTGTCCACAGTGCCCGCTTTAATCCCGCAGAG CCGTGTCTGATTGCCGCAACAGGGGCGGACAATTCTGTCGGTCTTTACG ATCTCAGAGCAAACACTCCAATTCGCAAAGTTATGATGAAG ATGCGCAGCAACGCCGTTTGCTGGAATCCCATGAACCCCCCGAAGTTCACGACCGCGAGCGAGGACCAGAATTTGTATACATTTGATATGCGAAAGCTCTCAGCGCCTCTGATGATCCACCGAGACTTCGTCAATGCAGT CCTGGATGTGGATTACTCCCCGACCGGCCAGGAATTCGTTGCTGCTTCATTTGACGGCACAATCAGAATGTTTAAGGTTGACGAAGCTCGAAGTCGCGATGTCTACCATACGCGTCGCATGCAAAG tgTGCTATGTTGCAGATATTCTGCGGACTCTCGATTTGTTATTTCGGGGTCTGCGGATATGTGCGTTCGCGTATGGAAGACGGATGCCTCGGCGCAGCTGGGGCCGCGAACACATCGCGAGCGGCAAGCGATGGCGTACCGAAAGACTCTGACAGAGAAGTTCTCGCACCTAAAAGAGATTAAACGGATTGCCAG ACACCACCACGTGCCTAAACTGATCAAGAAAACGcaagagaagaaacgcgagatGACtgacgcgcgccggcgaaga GAGGAGAATCGGCGGAAGCACTCGAAGCCTGGAAGTGTTCCATTCGTGTCAGTCAAGAAAGCGGCCGTCTATAGGGAGATTGAATGA
- a CDS encoding TAF9 RNA polymerase II, TATA box binding protein (TBP)-associated factor isoform 2 family protein (encoded by transcript BESB_008330), with the protein MRNRPNILVTGTPGVGKTTFCRQLAQETGMDHVNVGQLIKDERLFTEWDDEKNCSIFDEDLVVNRLEDIVSEGNKIIDFHSCDFMPEEWFDFVYVLRADTAVLYDRLEKRHYKEEKIRENVECEIFRVLLDEAIEAFGEEKVKELQSDSFSDLSDNVAAVAAFVNQWVAP; encoded by the coding sequence ATGCGAAATCGGCCGAACATTCTCGTGACAGGCACCCCGGGAGTGGGTAAAACTACATTTTGTCGCCAACTGGCGCAGGAGACGGGGATGGACCATGTGAATGTGGGGCAGCTTATCAAAGACGAGCGTTTGTTTACTGAATGGGACGACGAAAAAAACTGTAGCATATTTGACGAGGACTTGGTGGTGAATAGGCTTGAGGATATTGTCAGTGAGGGTAACAAAATCATTGACTTCCACTCCTGCGACTTCATGCCGGAAGAGTGGTTCGACTTTGTGTACGTCCTGCGAGCTGATACTGCAGTCCTGTACGATCGTCTCGAAAAGCGTCACTATAAAGAGGAGAAAATCAGGGAAAACGTCGAGTGTGAGATCTTCAGAGTCTTGCTTGATGAGGCGATTGAGGCATTTGGTGAGGAGAAGGTGAAAGAGTTGCAAAGCGACAGTTTCAGCGACCTTTCTGACAACGTGGCCGCCGTTGCGGCTTTCGTGAACCAATGGGTCGCTCCTTGA